A genomic window from Glycine soja cultivar W05 chromosome 10, ASM419377v2, whole genome shotgun sequence includes:
- the LOC114370563 gene encoding GDSL esterase/lipase At4g28780-like, which translates to MSRMRVVLMILTLVVVTLLINTKSVESARTFFVFGDSLVDSGNNNYLPTTARADSPPYGIDYPTRRPTGRFSNGYNLPDLISQHIGSEPTLPYLSPELTGQKLLVGANFASAGIGILNDTGIQFVGILRMFQQYALFEQYQQRLSAEVGATQTQRIVNGALFLMTLGGNDFVNNYFLTPVSARSRQFTVPQYCRYLITEYRKILMRLYELGARRVLVTGTGPLGCVPAQLATRSSNGECVPELQQAAQIFNPLLVQMTREINSQVGSDVFVAVNAFQMNMNFITDPQRFGFVTSKIACCGQGRFNGVGLCTALSNLCPNRDTYAFWDPYHPSQRALGFIVRDIFSGTSDIMTPMNLSTIMAIDSNIY; encoded by the exons ATGTCAAGAATGAGAGTGGTCCTCATGATCCTCACCCTGGTGGTGGTGACACTTCTCATCAACACAAAGAGTGTTGAAAGTGCTCGCACTTTCTTTGTGTTCGGGGACTCTCTGGTTGACAGTGGCAACAACAATTACTTGCCGACCACCGCACGCGCCGACTCTCCTCCCTATGGCATCGACTATCCCACCCGTCGCCCCACCGGCCGCTTCTCCAATGGCTACAACCTCCCTGACCTTATCA GCCAGCATATTGGGTCTGAACCCACGTTACCATACTTGAGCCCTGAACTCACCGGACAAAAGCTATTAGTTGGGGCCAATTTCGCTTCCGCAGGGATAGGAATCCTTAACGACACCGGCATCCAATTT GTGGGGATCTTACGAATGTTCCAGCAGTATGCGTTGTTCGAGCAGTACCAGCAACGGTTAAGTGCAGAAGTGGGAGCAACGCAGACACAACGAATCGTGAATGGTGCACTGTTCCTGATGACGCTGGGTGGTAACGACTTCGTTAACAACTATTTTCTCACTCCTGTCTCTGCCAGGTCTCGCCAATTCACTGTCCCCCAGTATTGTCGTTACCTCATCACCGAGTATCGTAAAATTCTCATG AGGTTGTATGAGTTGGGTGCTAGAAGGGTTCTTGTGACCGGAACTGGTCCATTGGGCTGTGTTCCTGCTCAGCTTGCTACAAGGAGTAGTAACGGAGAGTGCGTGCCTGAGTTACAACAAGCTGCACAAATTTTCAACCCACTTCTGGTCCAAATGACTAGAGAAATCAACTCCCAAGTGGGCTCTGACGTTTTTGTTGCTGTCAATGCCTTCCAAATGAACATGAACTTCATCACCGACCCTCAAAGATTTG GTTTTGTTACATCAAAGATAGCCTGTTGTGGACAAGGTCGTTTCAATGGGGTGGGACTGTGCACTGCATTGTCAAACCTATGCCCAAACCGTGATACTTATGCATTTTGGGACCCTTATCACCCATCTCAACGTGCTCTAGGGTTTATTGTTCGAGACATCTTTAGTGGAACCTCTGACATTATGACCCCTATGAACCTTAGCACCATCATGGCCATTGACTCCAACATCTATTAA